Proteins encoded together in one Candidatus Paceibacter sp. window:
- a CDS encoding DUF456 domain-containing protein: MLQSLTPALPVIFIILMLPGLLFSLVPMMPAFPYMFLLAAIFGFVDKFIRITGTELAILGGIFGASLIVDYTAGIIGAKYGGASRKGIFWGFVGLILGILIMPPFGGFLGLFLGVFIAEWLRKHDKNKALKAATGSVVGAFSGVVVNIFLAIAFVALFAIFIYR; the protein is encoded by the coding sequence ATGCTTCAAAGTTTAACGCCCGCCCTGCCCGTAATATTTATAATTTTAATGTTGCCCGGCCTGCTGTTCTCGCTGGTGCCGATGATGCCCGCCTTCCCGTATATGTTTTTACTGGCGGCGATTTTCGGCTTTGTGGATAAGTTTATCCGAATAACGGGGACGGAGTTGGCGATTTTGGGCGGAATCTTCGGCGCTTCGCTTATCGTTGATTACACAGCCGGAATAATCGGCGCCAAATACGGCGGCGCTTCCCGCAAAGGGATTTTCTGGGGGTTTGTCGGATTGATTTTGGGCATCTTGATAATGCCGCCTTTCGGCGGATTTCTAGGATTATTTTTGGGCGTATTTATCGCGGAATGGCTGCGCAAACATGATAAAAACAAGGCGCTGAAGGCCGCGACCGGTTCCGTCGTAGGCGCTTTTTCCGGCGTGGTTGTCAATATATTTCTGGCAATCGCTTTCGTGGCGCTGTTCGCTATTTTTATATACAGGTAA